In Rhodospirillum rubrum ATCC 11170, a genomic segment contains:
- the accC gene encoding acetyl-CoA carboxylase biotin carboxylase subunit, translating to MFDKILIANRGEIALRIHRACREMGIKTVAVHSTADSEAMHVRLADESVCIGPPSARDSYLSKAAIISAATITNADAIHPGYGFLSENADFAEMVQDHGFTFIGPSPRHIRLMGDKITAKQAALEAGLPCVPGSAGAVTSEEEGLKVAAAFGYPVLFKATAGGGGRGMKVATGPHDLGEAFRTARTEAQAAFGNSEVYMEKYLQNPRHIEVQVLGDNYGGAVYLGERDCSLQRKHQKVLEEARSPALNDEARARIGEIARRAVERLGYSNAGTMEFLYEEGEFYFIEMNTRLQVEHPVTEMITGIDVVREQIRIAAGAPLGYDQSAIRFHGHAIECRVNAEDPVTFAPSPGRVTYFHQPGGMGVRVDSGLYQGVMVPPHYDSMVAKLIVHGATRNECLMRLRRALDEFVIEGIQTTLPLHRRIVRAPEFVDGAYDIRWLENFVDQ from the coding sequence ATGTTCGACAAAATCCTCATCGCCAACCGGGGCGAGATCGCGCTACGCATCCATCGGGCCTGCCGGGAGATGGGCATCAAGACCGTCGCGGTGCATTCCACCGCCGATTCCGAGGCCATGCATGTGCGTCTGGCCGACGAGTCGGTGTGCATCGGTCCGCCCTCGGCCCGTGACAGCTATCTGTCCAAGGCGGCGATCATCTCGGCGGCGACCATCACCAATGCCGACGCCATCCACCCCGGCTATGGCTTCTTGTCCGAAAACGCCGATTTCGCCGAGATGGTCCAGGACCACGGCTTCACCTTCATCGGCCCGTCGCCGCGCCATATCCGCCTGATGGGCGACAAGATCACCGCCAAGCAGGCGGCCCTTGAAGCCGGGCTGCCCTGCGTGCCCGGGTCGGCCGGGGCGGTGACCAGCGAAGAGGAAGGCTTGAAGGTCGCCGCGGCCTTTGGCTATCCCGTGCTGTTCAAGGCGACCGCCGGCGGCGGCGGTCGCGGCATGAAGGTCGCCACCGGTCCCCATGACCTGGGCGAGGCCTTCCGCACGGCGCGGACGGAAGCCCAGGCGGCCTTTGGCAATTCCGAAGTCTATATGGAGAAATATCTCCAGAACCCGCGCCATATCGAGGTGCAGGTGCTTGGCGATAATTACGGCGGCGCGGTCTATCTTGGCGAACGCGATTGCTCGCTCCAGCGCAAGCACCAGAAGGTGCTTGAAGAAGCCCGCTCGCCGGCGCTCAACGACGAGGCGCGCGCCCGCATCGGCGAAATCGCCCGACGCGCGGTCGAACGCCTAGGCTACAGCAACGCCGGCACCATGGAGTTCCTTTACGAAGAGGGCGAGTTCTATTTCATCGAAATGAACACCCGCCTTCAGGTGGAACACCCGGTCACCGAAATGATCACCGGCATCGATGTGGTGCGCGAGCAGATCCGCATCGCCGCCGGGGCGCCGCTGGGTTATGACCAATCGGCGATCCGCTTCCATGGCCATGCCATCGAATGCCGGGTCAACGCCGAGGATCCGGTGACCTTCGCCCCCTCCCCCGGGCGCGTGACCTATTTCCACCAGCCCGGCGGCATGGGCGTGCGCGTGGATTCCGGGCTGTACCAGGGGGTGATGGTGCCTCCCCATTACGACAGCATGGTCGCCAAGCTGATCGTTCACGGGGCGACCCGCAACGAATGCCTGATGCGGCTGCGCCGGGCCCTTGATGAATTCGTCATCGAGGGGATTCAAACCACCTTGCCGCTGCATCGCCGCATCGTCCGCGCCCCCGAATTCGTCGATGGCGCCTATGACATCCGCTGGCTCGAGAACTTCGTGGACCAATAG
- the aat gene encoding leucyl/phenylalanyl-tRNA--protein transferase, which produces MISITPEILVRAYASGVFPMARAHDDPQLYWIDPDERGVLPLDGLHVSRSLRKVLRHCPFTVTIDTVFVEVLKQCAAPVPGRDETWINAEIEHLFTDLFDLGLGHSVECWQGDQLVGGLYGLAMGGVFFGESMFSRVDNASKVALCHLVARLKRGGFRLLDTQFTTNHLRSMGAVEIARPLYHARLGNALQVMGDFTVDVPDVLAALDTPSGY; this is translated from the coding sequence GTGATTTCGATCACCCCGGAAATTCTGGTCAGGGCCTATGCCAGCGGGGTTTTCCCGATGGCGCGCGCCCATGACGACCCGCAACTCTATTGGATCGACCCCGACGAGCGCGGCGTTTTGCCGCTGGACGGCTTGCATGTCTCGCGCTCGCTGCGCAAGGTGCTGCGCCACTGCCCTTTCACCGTCACCATCGATACGGTCTTCGTCGAGGTGCTCAAGCAATGCGCCGCCCCGGTGCCCGGCCGGGACGAAACCTGGATCAATGCCGAGATCGAGCATCTGTTCACCGACCTGTTCGACCTCGGCCTTGGCCATAGCGTCGAATGCTGGCAGGGCGACCAGTTGGTCGGCGGGCTTTACGGTCTGGCGATGGGCGGGGTGTTCTTTGGCGAAAGCATGTTCTCGCGCGTCGACAACGCCTCCAAGGTGGCGCTCTGCCATCTGGTCGCCCGGCTCAAACGCGGCGGTTTCCGCCTGCTCGACACCCAGTTCACCACCAACCACCTGCGCAGCATGGGCGCCGTCGAAATCGCCCGGCCGCTTTACCACGCCCGCCTTGGCAACGCCTTGCAGGTGATGGGCGATTTCACCGTCGACGTCCCCGACGTCCTGGCGGCCCTGGACACCCCCAGCGGTTACTGA
- a CDS encoding DUF2155 domain-containing protein, whose translation MLRLVSSPRAAVLSATGGLCLMLAATAPAGAEDINADTARLGWLDKTTARVGESSIAVGGDLRLGSLTITVRSCVRRVPPDDPESAAFLDIVERAEGVAAKQIFEGWMFASSPSLSAMDHAVYDVWVLRCEIPADRDAGDSGKPESAPEAAPIPVDPGGAPLD comes from the coding sequence ATGCTCCGTCTGGTTTCCAGCCCCCGCGCCGCCGTTCTTTCGGCAACGGGCGGCCTTTGCCTGATGCTTGCCGCCACCGCCCCGGCCGGGGCCGAGGATATCAACGCCGATACCGCCCGCCTGGGCTGGCTTGACAAGACCACGGCGCGGGTGGGCGAAAGCAGCATCGCCGTGGGCGGCGACCTGCGGCTGGGGTCGCTGACCATCACCGTGCGCTCCTGCGTGCGCCGGGTGCCGCCCGACGATCCCGAAAGCGCCGCTTTCCTTGATATCGTCGAACGCGCCGAAGGGGTGGCGGCCAAGCAGATCTTCGAAGGCTGGATGTTCGCATCCAGCCCGTCGCTCTCGGCGATGGACCACGCGGTTTACGATGTCTGGGTCCTGCGCTGCGAGATCCCGGCCGACCGTGACGCCGGCGATAGCGGCAAGCCCGAAAGCGCCCCCGAAGCCGCCCCCATCCCGGTCGATCCCGGCGGCGCCCCGCTCGATTAA
- a CDS encoding outer membrane lipid asymmetry maintenance protein MlaD, which yields MRNPIETIMGAVVLVVAAFFLVFAYNTADLKAVTGYPIQAVFLKVGGLVTGSDVRINGVKVGTVTGQTLDSDTYEAVVDMTISGDIHIPEDSRAAIVSDGLLGGKYVRLEPGQSATRLAANARLTHTQDFQSMEELVGEIIFLATQPAPGS from the coding sequence ATGCGTAACCCGATCGAAACGATCATGGGCGCGGTGGTTCTGGTCGTTGCCGCCTTTTTCCTGGTTTTTGCCTATAACACCGCCGATCTCAAGGCGGTGACCGGCTATCCGATCCAGGCGGTTTTCCTCAAGGTCGGTGGTTTGGTGACGGGCAGCGACGTGCGGATCAACGGCGTCAAGGTCGGCACCGTCACCGGCCAGACCCTGGATTCCGATACCTACGAGGCGGTGGTCGATATGACCATCAGCGGCGATATCCATATTCCCGAGGACTCGCGCGCCGCCATCGTCAGCGATGGTCTGCTGGGGGGCAAATACGTGCGCCTGGAACCCGGCCAATCGGCGACCAGACTAGCCGCCAACGCCCGCCTGACCCATACCCAGGATTTCCAGTCGATGGAAGAACTGGTGGGCGAGATCATCTTCCTCGCGACACAGCCCGCTCCCGGGTCTTGA
- a CDS encoding MlaD family protein — protein MAESPRRETLIGGAVVLLGVALLAATSINRHDASGQAGAYQVEAVFNRTDGIGIGSPVRLAGIPIGRIVGHKLDPEYRAIVTMRLDLPNELPDDTAAKIQTDGLLGSKYIELVSLGGGYGTIAPGGRLDYSQDSVIVEDLLVKIVAMAKIKRGLDPDIPAAEQQKAKAASHPQAPPPGGAGDPGDPFGGGAVAPPEVNPFAPGPFEDDPPPPEPGVFSPDPGRDGVSEPPPAQDTRHDMRTNTLNDTAGTAPGAVTLASLPAVQADVEEGR, from the coding sequence ATGGCTGAGAGCCCCCGCAGGGAAACTCTGATCGGCGGCGCGGTGGTCTTGCTGGGCGTGGCGTTGCTGGCGGCGACATCGATCAATCGCCACGACGCTTCGGGACAGGCTGGAGCCTATCAGGTCGAAGCGGTGTTCAACCGAACCGATGGCATCGGCATCGGCAGTCCCGTTCGCTTGGCCGGCATTCCGATCGGCCGCATCGTCGGCCACAAGCTTGATCCCGAGTACCGGGCGATCGTGACCATGCGCCTGGATCTGCCCAACGAATTGCCCGACGACACCGCCGCCAAAATTCAAACCGATGGCCTGCTCGGCTCGAAATATATCGAACTGGTCTCGCTGGGCGGCGGCTATGGGACGATCGCCCCGGGCGGACGGCTTGATTACAGCCAGGATTCGGTGATCGTCGAGGACCTGCTGGTCAAGATCGTCGCCATGGCCAAGATCAAGCGCGGCCTTGATCCCGATATTCCGGCCGCCGAGCAGCAAAAAGCCAAGGCCGCCAGCCACCCTCAGGCGCCGCCGCCCGGCGGTGCCGGTGATCCCGGCGACCCCTTCGGCGGTGGGGCGGTCGCCCCGCCCGAGGTCAATCCCTTCGCGCCCGGGCCCTTTGAGGACGATCCGCCACCGCCCGAACCCGGGGTGTTCTCCCCCGATCCGGGTCGGGATGGCGTTTCCGAGCCGCCGCCGGCCCAGGATACGCGCCACGATATGCGCACGAATACGCTAAACGATACGGCGGGAACGGCGCCCGGCGCCGTGACCTTGGCCTCTTTGCCCGCCGTGCAAGCCGATGTGGAAGAAGGACGATAG
- a CDS encoding NADH:ubiquinone oxidoreductase subunit NDUFA12, whose product MSFATRLYTMRNGELVGEDAFGNRYYQEKRSALGREGLYRRKRWVFYKGKAEGSKVPAEWHAWLHHTSDAPLATPAAEWAQPHQPNLTGTLGAYVPDGDERAGGRRAAATGDYQPWRP is encoded by the coding sequence ATGAGTTTCGCGACCCGGCTTTACACCATGCGCAACGGCGAACTGGTGGGCGAGGACGCCTTCGGCAACCGTTATTATCAAGAGAAGCGCTCCGCCCTGGGCCGAGAGGGGCTCTACCGGCGCAAGCGCTGGGTCTTCTATAAGGGAAAGGCCGAGGGGTCGAAGGTGCCCGCCGAATGGCACGCTTGGCTCCATCACACCAGCGACGCCCCCTTGGCGACGCCGGCGGCGGAGTGGGCCCAGCCCCATCAGCCCAATTTGACCGGAACGCTGGGCGCCTATGTTCCCGATGGCGATGAACGCGCCGGCGGCCGGCGCGCGGCGGCGACGGGCGATTATCAGCCCTGGCGCCCGTGA
- a CDS encoding vitamin B12-dependent ribonucleotide reductase, with protein sequence MRIERHFTTDGQSPYAAIGFREAISEIRNPDGSVVFRADAVLVPDAWSQVATDVLAQKYFRKAGIPARLRPVPEADVPEWLWRSEPDTEALESLPTEERLVGESDSRQVFDRLAGTWTYWGWKGGYFDAESDAQAFFDEMRHMLATQVGAPNSPQWFNTGLHWAYGIDGPSQGHFYVDFKTGEVKRSESAYEHPQPHACFIQSVNDDLVNDGGIMDLWVREARLFKYGSGTGTNFSSLRASGESLSGGGKSSGLMSFLKIGDRAAGAIKSGGTTRRAAKMVICDIDHPDIEEFITWKAREEQKVAALVSGSKLCSQNLNAVMEATRTWDGKDGDERFDPTVNKTLKKAILGARKAMIPENYIKRVIQLSRQGFTGIDFETYDTDWDSEAYLTVAGQNSNNSVRVTDAFLQQVERDGAWTLRHRMSEKTRTVKARTLWDEIAFAAWASADPGLQFDTTINDWHTCPESGRINASNPCSEYMFLDDTACNLASLNLITFRGQGAEAGLFDAVGFAHACRLWTVVLEISVLMAQFPSREIAERSYKFRTLGLGYANIGGLLMANGLPYDSDAGRALCGALSAIMTGVAYATSAEMAEQMGAFPGFAINREAMLRVIRNHRRAAFGESKGYEALSIAPVPLDIRNCPQADLVAVAQRAWDKALEIGTAHGFRNAQVSVIAPTGTIGLVMDCDTTGIEPDFALVKFKKLAGGGYFKIINRMVPSALRTLGYGEAAIAAIINYAVGHATLKNAPGVNAQSLIAKGFTQDALARIEEGLASCFDIRFAFNKWSLGEDFCRDVLKMSDAQLNDPGVDLLTTLGFSKADIEAANTHVCGAMTLEGAPGLKDEHLAVFDCASPCGRLGKRFLSATSHIHMMAAAQPFISGAISKTINMPNEASVEDCKQAYMTSWRLGLKANALYRDGSKLSQPLAAQVLEEDDDQETLEEAVAGKAVSVQAEVVAERIVERVIAKRSRLPDRRKGYTQKAIVGGHKVYLRTGEYEDGRLGEVFIDMHKEGAAFRSLMNNFAIAISIGLQYGVPLEEYVEAFTFTRFEPQGMVQGNEAIKMATSILDYIFREVAISYLGRNDLAHVEPEDLHPDTVGDGHEEGDLEGTWEEDHIATTVSAGYVRSNLYVLKHKHHHRENGAVTAELAQSTGTHGATVGATSVSSSSMSSIASMSLGTGSGNGASDSKLSKIREARMKGYEGDSCGECGNFTLVRNGTCMKCDTCGSTSGCS encoded by the coding sequence ATGCGTATCGAGCGTCACTTCACCACGGATGGCCAGAGCCCCTATGCCGCCATCGGTTTCCGCGAGGCGATCAGCGAAATCCGCAATCCCGACGGCTCGGTGGTTTTCCGCGCCGACGCCGTTCTGGTGCCCGATGCCTGGAGTCAGGTCGCGACCGACGTTCTGGCCCAGAAGTATTTCCGCAAGGCCGGCATTCCCGCCCGCCTGCGCCCCGTGCCCGAGGCCGATGTTCCCGAATGGCTGTGGCGCAGCGAGCCCGACACCGAGGCCCTGGAAAGCCTGCCCACCGAGGAGCGCTTGGTTGGCGAATCCGACAGCCGTCAGGTCTTCGACCGGCTGGCCGGCACCTGGACCTATTGGGGTTGGAAGGGCGGCTATTTCGACGCCGAAAGCGACGCCCAGGCCTTCTTTGACGAAATGCGCCACATGCTGGCCACCCAGGTCGGCGCCCCCAATTCCCCCCAGTGGTTCAATACCGGCCTGCATTGGGCCTATGGCATCGACGGTCCGAGCCAGGGGCATTTCTATGTCGATTTCAAAACCGGCGAAGTAAAGCGCTCGGAAAGCGCCTATGAGCATCCCCAGCCCCACGCCTGCTTCATCCAGTCGGTCAATGACGATCTGGTCAATGACGGCGGCATCATGGACTTGTGGGTGCGCGAGGCGCGGCTGTTCAAATACGGCAGCGGCACCGGCACCAATTTCTCGTCGCTGCGCGCCAGCGGCGAATCGCTGTCGGGCGGCGGCAAGTCGTCGGGTTTGATGAGCTTCCTCAAGATCGGCGACCGCGCCGCCGGGGCGATCAAATCGGGCGGCACCACCCGCCGGGCGGCCAAGATGGTGATCTGCGATATCGATCACCCCGACATCGAAGAATTCATCACCTGGAAGGCGCGCGAGGAACAAAAGGTCGCCGCCCTGGTTTCGGGCTCCAAGCTGTGCTCGCAGAACCTCAACGCCGTGATGGAAGCCACCCGCACCTGGGACGGCAAGGACGGCGACGAGCGTTTCGACCCCACCGTCAACAAGACCTTGAAGAAGGCCATCCTCGGCGCCCGCAAGGCGATGATCCCCGAGAATTACATCAAGCGGGTGATCCAGCTGTCGCGCCAGGGCTTCACCGGCATCGATTTCGAAACCTATGACACCGATTGGGATTCGGAAGCCTATCTGACCGTGGCCGGCCAGAATTCCAACAACTCGGTGCGCGTCACCGACGCCTTCCTCCAGCAGGTCGAGCGCGACGGGGCGTGGACGCTGCGCCACCGCATGTCGGAGAAGACCCGCACGGTCAAGGCCCGCACCCTGTGGGACGAGATCGCCTTCGCCGCCTGGGCCTCGGCCGACCCCGGCCTGCAGTTCGACACCACCATCAACGACTGGCACACCTGCCCGGAATCGGGGCGGATCAACGCTTCGAACCCCTGCTCCGAATACATGTTTCTTGACGATACCGCCTGCAATCTCGCCTCGCTCAACCTGATCACCTTCCGGGGACAGGGCGCCGAGGCCGGGCTGTTCGACGCCGTCGGCTTCGCCCATGCCTGCCGGTTGTGGACGGTGGTTCTGGAAATCTCGGTGCTGATGGCGCAGTTCCCCTCGCGCGAGATCGCCGAGCGCAGCTACAAGTTCCGCACCCTCGGTCTGGGCTATGCCAATATCGGCGGCCTGCTGATGGCCAACGGCCTGCCCTATGACAGCGACGCCGGCCGCGCGCTGTGCGGCGCGCTGTCGGCGATCATGACCGGCGTGGCCTATGCCACCAGCGCCGAGATGGCCGAGCAGATGGGAGCCTTCCCCGGCTTCGCCATCAATCGCGAGGCCATGCTCCGCGTCATCCGCAACCACCGCCGCGCCGCCTTTGGCGAGAGCAAGGGCTATGAGGCGCTGTCGATCGCCCCGGTGCCGCTTGATATCCGAAATTGCCCCCAGGCCGATCTGGTGGCCGTGGCCCAGCGCGCCTGGGACAAAGCCCTGGAGATCGGCACCGCGCACGGCTTCCGCAACGCCCAGGTCTCGGTGATCGCCCCAACCGGCACCATCGGTCTGGTGATGGATTGCGACACCACCGGCATCGAGCCCGATTTCGCCCTGGTCAAGTTCAAGAAGCTGGCCGGTGGCGGCTATTTCAAGATCATCAACCGCATGGTGCCCAGCGCCCTGCGCACCCTGGGTTATGGCGAGGCCGCCATCGCCGCGATCATCAATTACGCCGTCGGCCATGCCACCCTCAAGAACGCGCCGGGCGTCAACGCCCAATCGCTGATCGCCAAGGGCTTCACTCAAGACGCCCTCGCCCGCATCGAAGAGGGCTTGGCCAGTTGCTTCGATATCCGCTTCGCCTTCAACAAGTGGTCGCTTGGCGAGGACTTCTGCCGCGACGTTCTTAAGATGTCGGATGCCCAGTTGAACGACCCGGGCGTCGATTTGCTGACGACGCTCGGCTTCTCCAAGGCCGATATCGAAGCCGCCAATACCCATGTGTGCGGGGCGATGACCCTGGAAGGCGCGCCGGGCCTCAAGGACGAGCACCTGGCGGTCTTTGATTGCGCCAGTCCCTGCGGCCGCCTGGGCAAGCGCTTCTTGTCGGCGACCAGCCATATCCACATGATGGCCGCCGCCCAACCCTTCATTTCCGGGGCGATCTCCAAGACCATCAACATGCCCAACGAGGCCAGCGTCGAGGATTGCAAGCAGGCCTATATGACCTCCTGGCGCCTGGGGCTGAAGGCCAACGCCCTTTACCGTGACGGCTCGAAGCTGTCCCAGCCGCTGGCCGCCCAGGTTCTCGAGGAAGACGACGACCAGGAGACCTTGGAAGAGGCCGTCGCCGGCAAGGCGGTCTCGGTCCAGGCCGAAGTGGTGGCCGAACGCATCGTCGAGCGGGTGATCGCCAAGCGCTCGCGCCTGCCCGACCGCCGCAAGGGCTATACGCAGAAGGCCATCGTCGGCGGTCACAAGGTTTACCTGCGCACCGGCGAATACGAGGACGGCCGCCTGGGCGAAGTATTCATCGATATGCACAAGGAAGGCGCCGCCTTCCGCAGCCTGATGAACAATTTCGCCATCGCCATCTCGATCGGCCTGCAATACGGCGTGCCGCTGGAGGAATACGTCGAGGCCTTCACCTTCACCCGCTTCGAGCCCCAGGGCATGGTCCAGGGCAACGAGGCGATCAAGATGGCGACCTCGATCCTTGATTACATCTTCCGCGAGGTGGCGATCAGCTACCTCGGCCGCAACGATCTGGCCCATGTCGAGCCCGAGGACCTTCACCCCGACACCGTCGGCGATGGTCACGAGGAAGGCGATCTGGAGGGCACCTGGGAAGAAGATCACATCGCCACCACGGTCAGTGCGGGTTATGTGCGCTCGAACCTCTATGTGCTCAAGCACAAGCACCACCACCGCGAAAACGGCGCCGTCACCGCCGAACTGGCCCAAAGCACCGGCACCCACGGCGCGACCGTCGGCGCGACCAGCGTTTCGTCGTCGTCGATGTCGTCGATCGCCTCGATGTCGCTGGGAACGGGCAGCGGCAACGGCGCCAGCGACAGCAAGCTGTCGAAAATCCGCGAAGCCCGCATGAAGGGCTACGAGGGCGACAGCTGCGGCGAATGCGGCAACTTCACCCTGGTGCGCAACGGCACCTGCATGAAATGCGACACCTGCGGCTCGACCAGCGGCTGCTCGTAA
- a CDS encoding type II toxin-antitoxin system HipA family toxin, translated as MPRPHQEPPLAVFLNSRLVGRLNRTARGAIDFQYDSSWLEWDRALPISLSLPLREDRYSGAAVNAVLENLLPDSALIRRRTAERVRAQGSDAYNLLAAIGRDCVGALQFLPDGEAPGTAGTVDGIPVDDREIARLIKELSIAPLGLGEDIDFRISIAGAQEKTALLHWKDRWYKPCGTTATTHILKPRIGRLSNGLDLTSSVENEFLCLKVTAALGIPSADVALADFEDNRVLVVERFDRHWTADDRLLRLPQEDCCQALGVPPTLKYQAEGGPGIEALLNLLKGSDVPKVDQTRFLKATVAFWLLGATDGHAKNFSVFLSSGGRFRMTPLYDVISAQPSADAGQIPRNRMKLAMFVGTNRHYVIDTIMPRHFLQTAAAAGLGASLVEPVFADILATAPTALEDVMEALPKDFPRDIADSILGGFTERLRTLAKA; from the coding sequence ATGCCGCGTCCGCACCAAGAGCCGCCGCTCGCGGTTTTCCTGAACAGCCGCCTCGTTGGTCGGCTTAATCGAACGGCGCGTGGCGCCATCGATTTCCAGTACGATTCCTCCTGGCTTGAGTGGGATCGCGCCCTTCCCATCTCTCTCTCGCTGCCGCTTCGCGAGGACCGGTATAGCGGCGCGGCAGTCAACGCGGTTCTGGAAAATCTGCTCCCCGATAGCGCCCTCATTCGTCGTCGGACCGCCGAACGCGTTCGGGCACAAGGATCCGATGCTTACAACCTGCTCGCTGCGATCGGCCGCGACTGTGTGGGGGCACTCCAGTTCCTTCCCGATGGCGAGGCCCCCGGCACCGCTGGCACGGTGGATGGCATTCCCGTCGATGATCGGGAAATCGCCCGTCTCATAAAGGAACTTTCCATTGCGCCCCTGGGATTGGGCGAAGATATAGATTTCCGAATTTCCATCGCCGGCGCCCAGGAAAAGACCGCCCTTCTGCACTGGAAGGATCGCTGGTACAAACCCTGCGGCACCACGGCAACCACTCACATCCTGAAGCCTCGGATCGGGCGCCTGTCCAATGGTCTGGATCTGACATCGAGTGTCGAAAACGAATTTCTCTGCCTCAAAGTGACCGCAGCCCTTGGTATCCCGAGCGCCGATGTCGCCCTCGCCGATTTCGAAGACAATCGTGTGCTGGTGGTCGAACGGTTCGATCGCCATTGGACCGCCGATGATCGCCTTTTGCGCCTTCCCCAGGAAGACTGCTGTCAGGCGCTTGGCGTTCCGCCAACGTTAAAGTATCAGGCCGAAGGAGGCCCCGGTATTGAGGCCCTTTTGAATTTGCTCAAAGGCAGCGATGTTCCGAAGGTCGATCAAACGCGCTTTCTAAAAGCCACGGTCGCTTTCTGGCTTCTCGGCGCTACCGATGGCCACGCCAAAAATTTCAGCGTCTTCCTGTCGTCGGGCGGGCGGTTCCGCATGACACCGCTCTATGACGTGATTTCCGCTCAGCCAAGCGCCGACGCGGGACAGATCCCGCGCAATCGGATGAAACTGGCGATGTTCGTGGGCACGAACCGCCACTATGTCATCGACACCATCATGCCCAGACACTTCCTTCAAACAGCCGCTGCCGCCGGACTCGGCGCCTCGCTGGTAGAACCGGTATTCGCCGATATCCTCGCTACCGCCCCGACCGCGCTTGAGGATGTTATGGAGGCTTTACCCAAGGACTTTCCTCGCGATATCGCCGACTCCATCCTTGGTGGTTTCACCGAACGACTGCGAACCCTGGCGAAGGCATGA
- a CDS encoding TetR/AcrR family transcriptional regulator — MAVSESAARRIGRPDAQASETLDRLILATATQSFIDHGYAATSIEKVAAQAEVGKQTIYRRYRSKEELFKASVGALIGSLLTRADAAAKFSADPLAALREACATFLETVARPDSIAMYRILIAESRRFPTLADHALESTSEPFHAIIRRLLDAAARAGRLRADHDLDLLSRILIGMVSGWALNQWLLGGQALSTEAERAAFLDTALSIFLNGVVIDR, encoded by the coding sequence ATGGCAGTAAGCGAAAGTGCGGCGCGGCGCATCGGCCGACCCGATGCCCAGGCGTCGGAAACGCTTGACCGTTTGATCCTGGCCACCGCCACCCAATCGTTCATCGACCATGGTTATGCCGCCACGTCGATCGAAAAAGTCGCGGCCCAGGCCGAGGTTGGCAAGCAAACGATCTACCGCCGCTATCGCTCCAAAGAAGAACTGTTCAAGGCGAGCGTCGGTGCCCTGATCGGGTCCTTGCTGACGCGGGCCGACGCGGCGGCGAAGTTTTCGGCCGATCCGCTGGCGGCCCTGCGCGAGGCCTGCGCCACCTTTCTTGAAACCGTCGCCCGACCCGACTCGATCGCCATGTACCGGATCCTCATCGCCGAATCACGGCGCTTTCCCACTTTGGCCGATCACGCCCTTGAGTCCACCTCCGAGCCCTTTCACGCCATCATCAGGCGCCTGCTCGACGCCGCGGCGCGGGCCGGCCGGTTGCGCGCCGACCACGATCTTGATCTCCTCAGCCGCATCCTGATTGGCATGGTCAGCGGATGGGCCCTCAATCAATGGCTTCTTGGCGGTCAGGCCCTGTCAACCGAAGCCGAGAGGGCCGCTTTCCTCGATACCGCCCTCTCCATTTTCCTGAACGGCGTTGTGATCGACAGATGA